In Mixophyes fleayi isolate aMixFle1 chromosome 4, aMixFle1.hap1, whole genome shotgun sequence, the following proteins share a genomic window:
- the ERGIC2 gene encoding endoplasmic reticulum-Golgi intermediate compartment protein 2 isoform X2, which produces MRRLNRKKTLSMVKELDAFPKVPESYVETSASRGTVSLLAFSVMAVLTVLEFLVYRDTWMRYDYEVDKDFTSKLRLNIDITVAMRCQYVGADVLDLAETMVTSSEGLVYEPVVFDLSPQQRQWQRMLQRIQNRLQEEMSLQDLLFKSAMRSSVTALPPREVPPSDPPSSCRIHGHLDINKVAGNFHITVGKAIPHPRGHAHLAALVSHDSYNFSHRIDHLSFGELMPGIINPLDGTEKIALESNQMYQYFITIVPTKLNTHKVYGDTHQFSVTERERAINHATGSHGVSGIFMKYDISSLMVTVTEDHMPLWKFLVRLCGIVGGIFTTTGMIHGLAEFFVDLVCCRFRLGVYSRLEDNREHNISSNHCAETAPPDPL; this is translated from the exons ATGAGGCGTCTGAACCGCAAGAAGACGCTGAGCATGGTGAAAGAGCTGGACGCTTTCCCCAAGGTACCCGAGAGCTATGTTGAAACGTCGGCGAGCCGGGGGACCG TCTCCCTGCTGGCGTTCTCCGTCATGGCGGTGCTCACGGTCTTGGAGTTCCTGGTTTACCGTGACACGTGGATGAGATACGATTATGAAGTGGACAAAGATTTCACCAG TAAATTGCGGCTTAACATCGACATCACGGTGGCCATGAGATGTCAAT ATGTTGGTGCCGATGTTCTGGATCTGGCCGAAACTATGGTGACCTCGTCCGAAGGACTCGTGTACGAGCCG GTGGTCTTTGATCTGTCCCCCCAACAAAGACAGTGGCAAAG GATGTTACAGCGGATCCAGAATAGGCTGCAGGAGGAGATGTCTCTACAGGATCTCCTGTTTAAAAGCGCTATGAGGAGTTCAGTCACTGCCCTACCTCCTAG GGAGGTTCCCCCGTCTGATCCGCCCAGCTCCTGCCGGATCCACGGCCATCTCGATATCAATAAAGTTGCCGGGAACTTCCACATCACTGTGGGCAA AGCAATTCCACATCCAAGGGGCCACGCACATTTGGCGGCTCTTGTGAGCCACGACA GTTACAACTTCTCTCACCGTATCGACCACTTGTCTTTCGGAGAACTCATGCCTGGGATCATCAACCCGCTAGACGGAACCGAGAAAATAGCTCTTGAAA GTAATCAGATGTACCAGTATTTTATCACCATCGTGCCGACCAAACTGAACACGCACAAAGTGTACGGAGACACGCACCAGTTCTCCGTGACCGAAAGG GAGCGTGCCATAAATCACGCTACCGGCAGTCACGGCGTGTCGGGGATATTTATGAAGTATGACATCAGTTCGTTGATGGTGACGGTCACGGAGGACCACATGCCCCTGTGGAAGTTTCTTGTACGGCTGTGTGGCATCGTGGGAGGAATCTTCACCACCACGG GCATGATACACGGACTAGCCGAGTTCTTCGTGGATCTTGTTTGCTGCCGTTTCAGACTCGGAGTTTACAGTCGCCTGGAA GACAACCGCGAACACAATATCTCCTCCAACCACTGCGCAGAGACCGCCCCCCCGGACCCACTTTGA
- the ERGIC2 gene encoding endoplasmic reticulum-Golgi intermediate compartment protein 2 isoform X1, giving the protein MRRLNRKKTLSMVKELDAFPKVPESYVETSASRGTVSLLAFSVMAVLTVLEFLVYRDTWMRYDYEVDKDFTSKLRLNIDITVAMRCQYVGADVLDLAETMVTSSEGLVYEPVVFDLSPQQRQWQRMLQRIQNRLQEEMSLQDLLFKSAMRSSVTALPPREVPPSDPPSSCRIHGHLDINKVAGNFHITVGKAIPHPRGHAHLAALVSHDSYNFSHRIDHLSFGELMPGIINPLDGTEKIALESNQMYQYFITIVPTKLNTHKVYGDTHQFSVTERERAINHATGSHGVSGIFMKYDISSLMVTVTEDHMPLWKFLVRLCGIVGGIFTTTGQPRTQYLLQPLRRDRPPGPTLSDQNFYYNKHIWCFTLSSPCEFSVLLVAVDKGRRIRLDGTRERSPKNRKLLLCSSKSRIHLSPLIRAVIALYVRVTG; this is encoded by the exons ATGAGGCGTCTGAACCGCAAGAAGACGCTGAGCATGGTGAAAGAGCTGGACGCTTTCCCCAAGGTACCCGAGAGCTATGTTGAAACGTCGGCGAGCCGGGGGACCG TCTCCCTGCTGGCGTTCTCCGTCATGGCGGTGCTCACGGTCTTGGAGTTCCTGGTTTACCGTGACACGTGGATGAGATACGATTATGAAGTGGACAAAGATTTCACCAG TAAATTGCGGCTTAACATCGACATCACGGTGGCCATGAGATGTCAAT ATGTTGGTGCCGATGTTCTGGATCTGGCCGAAACTATGGTGACCTCGTCCGAAGGACTCGTGTACGAGCCG GTGGTCTTTGATCTGTCCCCCCAACAAAGACAGTGGCAAAG GATGTTACAGCGGATCCAGAATAGGCTGCAGGAGGAGATGTCTCTACAGGATCTCCTGTTTAAAAGCGCTATGAGGAGTTCAGTCACTGCCCTACCTCCTAG GGAGGTTCCCCCGTCTGATCCGCCCAGCTCCTGCCGGATCCACGGCCATCTCGATATCAATAAAGTTGCCGGGAACTTCCACATCACTGTGGGCAA AGCAATTCCACATCCAAGGGGCCACGCACATTTGGCGGCTCTTGTGAGCCACGACA GTTACAACTTCTCTCACCGTATCGACCACTTGTCTTTCGGAGAACTCATGCCTGGGATCATCAACCCGCTAGACGGAACCGAGAAAATAGCTCTTGAAA GTAATCAGATGTACCAGTATTTTATCACCATCGTGCCGACCAAACTGAACACGCACAAAGTGTACGGAGACACGCACCAGTTCTCCGTGACCGAAAGG GAGCGTGCCATAAATCACGCTACCGGCAGTCACGGCGTGTCGGGGATATTTATGAAGTATGACATCAGTTCGTTGATGGTGACGGTCACGGAGGACCACATGCCCCTGTGGAAGTTTCTTGTACGGCTGTGTGGCATCGTGGGAGGAATCTTCACCACCACGG GACAACCGCGAACACAATATCTCCTCCAACCACTGCGCAGAGACCGCCCCCCCGGACCCACTTTGAGCGATCAGAActtttattacaataaacatATCTGGTGTTTTACACTTTCGTCCCCATGTGAGTTTTCAGTGCTGCTTGTGGCGGTTGACAAAGGACGTCGGATCAGACTGGATGGGACCAGGGAGAGGTCGCCCAAAAACAGGAAACTTTTACTTTGCAGCTCGAAAAGCAGAATTCATCTGTCTCCGCTGATCAGAGCGGTTATCGCTTTGTATGTCCGTGTTACGGGGTGA